A genomic region of Gemmata massiliana contains the following coding sequences:
- a CDS encoding transposase has protein sequence MTTLDDLNGLMRTMMKTALERMLNTEMDVHLHGRGATEPSHAPAPSGPSTGAPSTAPKNRHNGHSKKTVGRDMGAFTLKTPRDRNGTFEPPSIAQEACGGARPRAQGATVHRASGARGAEVHDRDRRP, from the coding sequence GTGACCACACTCGACGACCTCAACGGGCTGATGCGGACCATGATGAAGACCGCCCTGGAACGCATGCTCAACACCGAGATGGACGTCCACCTCCACGGGCGCGGGGCTACGGAACCAAGTCACGCGCCCGCACCGAGCGGCCCGTCGACCGGCGCGCCCTCGACCGCGCCCAAGAACCGTCACAACGGACATTCCAAGAAGACCGTGGGCCGCGATATGGGCGCGTTCACCCTCAAGACCCCGCGCGACCGCAACGGCACGTTCGAGCCCCCGTCGATCGCCCAGGAAGCTTGTGGCGGAGCGAGACCGAGGGCGCAAGGTGCAACGGTGCATCGTGCATCTGGTGCGCGCGGCGCGGAAGTACACGACCGAGACCGACGGCCGTGA